AAGCTTAGATCCTCACAGGATTATATTATGAATGAGATGTGAGTTAAATGCAACCTAAAGAATTATGTGCAGGATCGGGAtgtctatcttttttttttttctcttgttgCCATGTCTTATACCAAAAGTTCTCCtacaatgaaataaaaaatacagtCTCCCAAAAAGGGCACATCCCATGTACATGTATGCACTGAACTTTGCCCAAAATATGGAAAGTAAAAGTTAGATCTAAATTTCAACAAAGCGGCCACAGTTAATAATACacaatatataagcaattaTGGAAAAGGGATTTTGTGTGGAAAATAGCTACGTATAAAGCAGCACCATAATGCGTCAACTTATACTTAAGAAGAAAATGATACAAAGAAatgaaactaaataaataaactactaAATAGAAGCATTGGCTTAAACCTTatgctgaagagaatgaagaaacCTGCACCATGACACATGTGATAATTGTGACTCCACATACTGCTGCAAAGTAGATACAAAATGGCTGATCTGGTGCCTGTCAATGAAAGTGGAGTAACGGATGCTTAGAAATGCCAATATGCATATAAAAGAACCTCATCTACGGTATTCAAATTTTATAAGAGGAACTATTTGAATCAATGCCATTGCATTTCCCTTTACTATTAATGGAAAATATTTTGCAAACTTCTGTACATTTGTATCTCTAAGATTTCCTGGACTTCATAGACAGTGTCCCTACCTAGACCACATGGTCCAAACCTCCAAAGCCCTTGTTAGAATATTATAAggtattttataatattataaaatatcttatatcttttatattaatataacaCTTCATATACATTTAAAATGATAACATGACCCCTGAAGAAGGCCTATCATATCAAATATACATCATGGTCCTAGACTTCTCAAAAAATATCCAGTACATACCTCATCTTCATCAATATATTAAGATGTCCTGCCCCACGCTGGTGCAGTTCAGCATTTAGATCCTTATTGGTTATATGTGCTGTATCCTGTTCaccaaaattgaaagaaaataagcACTTTCAATAAAATCAAAATCCCTTAGATTCCCTTGAAAAATCAGAATATAAGTGCATCTCTGAACAAATAGAAGCAAGTTGGGATATCACAtattatatacttcagaatGTAGATTAAGACTTATGAAATTGCAGGCTCTCAAACATTGTAACAAAAGTTATTTGTAATGAAGTACAGTTCCTGCCAATATTCCTTTATGTGACAcccccaatttttttatcaaattcacACACATATAAAGTTGTTTcagaaatagaaacaaaacgGAATAAACGCACATAACACACTCACTCACCCAGAACACGACACACATAGACAAGTAGTTGTTTATCTCACAGTTAAAAGTTGTAAAAATTACAGAAAGCTCAATTCCAGAAATGGCATTGTTGTACCATACTATGTTTTATTGATTAATTCAATTCATCAACGATAACTTTGGTATGTGTTATTTCTAAGTTCTGCTTTAATCCATACTATGTTAGCGTCAGCCCATTCATTATGTATTTCATTTCATAGACAAAAATTCACACTTTTTTGGaggatataagaaaaataaatgcagATACACAATAATAACAACTGGAAAAGAAATAGGGAACGACTGCAAGAAATCACACCTTTAATGAGCACCACACATCAGTCAGTGAAAATAACGCAAGCTTCACTTGTATCAAAAAGCTGAATATATCAGCATATATTTTTAACGCAGCAGGAGTCAAAATAATACAGAGTGGCCAATCTACATGGTAACCCAGTCCTAAGAAATCGAAGGAACGGACCCCTGCCATTATTTACAAATTTCCTTATCAGAAACATAATTTTACCTTCCACTGAGGGGTAGGGTAAGCTTatcaaaattgaaatgaaaatattaatGACAGCAATCACgacaataataaaaacaaatagctAATCAAAATTGTTGTGTAGTTATTAGAGTAGCAGTATGGATGTACCAATAGCAGATGCTGAAAGAGGTAATTTCCCATGTCCTTTCATGTACACAAACAACCTATCCTTATTAGTGTCTTGCTCACAAGATGACTTCTGAATTGACAATTCAAGTAGGCCTTGAATTTCTGGAAGCCTCTCATTAGCTTCTGTAACAGACCACTTCTGTGATTTGAAGTAAAACAAAGAATGAGTAAACATGCAGTATTGTAGACTAGAGTCAGAACACAAAGTTACGAAATATTAAGCAAGTCATTGTCAATTAGAATTTAGGATTACATGTCGCCAAAGTGACAAGATGAACAAATCTGCCCAATCTGCTAATTCCATAAAATGATACCGCCGCAGTGCTAAAAGATGCTCTTGCAACTTAAACGCCTCCTCAAGCACGTTGATGATTAGTTTGCTGACATAATTGTATCTGGCATCTTTAAGGACATGCAAAGATATTACATAATGATTTCCAAAAGAAATATATTGAGCAAATAAACCCGTTTGAATATGAGAAATTGTTGATAACATTCGGGTGATAACGTATTGTATAATACTTATTCTATATTGTTTCATCTGTTAACTTCCACACATAAGATCTAAACATGGCCAATAAGTTAGCATTGTCCGTCTCAACATATTACATTTTATTCAGGCTTACTGCATAACTTGCACCTTGGTTAGTATAATAATACTAAGAGCACAACATTATTATTGAGCATAAATTCTAAATGGCATCAATTAATTTATGTAGCTTGTCCCACCTGATGAGGTAAGGtctgattattatttttgaaaaaacatTTAAGCACCACTAAAGCATTCTAtcatttcaaaatatcaaaataattagcAATATTTGCATTTCCTTTGAGTATTTAAGTGGTTTGGTTCTTCCCCCCCTGATAGCTAGCTTTTAGGGGAGGCTTTTGCTTTTGCAAGTGCTTGGATACCTATCAATTAGTATTAGAGTTGGTTGTCGGTAGCTCGAAGAGGGCTACCTACAGAAGGGCTGACCGAAAAGGATAAGTAAAGCATTGTAAAGTGTAGCTGTCAGGACGTCGGCTATCACGCTCTAGGGTGGTACTACGACAAGGACTTGGGCATTATGGAGTGCCCAAATCCCAGACCGAATAGTATGAGATGTTTGGCGGAGTATTTAAGTGGCTAGGTTCTTCCTCCAAGGAAGGATTCCCCAAGTGCTTGGTTACCTATATAGTATCATGCTGAGAAAAAGAAGCTATAGTGGAATGAAATATAAAACAGCATAACTAAACCATTCAATTACGTTACCAGTATAAATATAAAGATAAGGATACTGAACCATGATTTCCTGTATTAAGCACTTGTCAATTACAATATCAAGTGGCATCTCAAATGTTGACAACAAATTCTGCTTTTGAGTAGCATCACAAACAGCAGTTTTCCTAAATTTTCCCAGGAGTCTTTCCCAACTGCTTCCACCAGATGCATCTGTTAAAACACATCGCTTATGTTCTACCACATCAAGTGCAGCATCAAAACAGTATTTGGGATCATCAACCAACTCATCTTCATTCCTATGGCCAACATCTCCATATTCATTATTGTGATTACCATGAGCAGATGCACAACTATCCAATGGAAACGAAGATGCACTTATAGAGATTGAATTGGTGGGTAATTTGTCCATATAAACCTTACAAGGGTCCTCTACAGTAGAAAAGTTGAAGTAAGGCAAAGTTTGTACATGATCTGCTTTGcctttttcccctctcattccCGTCTGTTGAAGCAAAACATTTCTAGTCAACATTAGGTTCTTACTAAAGGGATTAATGCTAGGAAGATTACACAGATGCCCAATTTTTAATGGTTGAAAAGCACACAAATATGAAGCTAGTGTATCATTAACATGTTGATCCTCGCTCAAGGTTTCCCCACTCAAAGTATCACTAATGGCAATGTGGCATAACTGGGAATATTTCAGGGATTGCAGGTGCTTTTCGGTCATCTTTTGCTCAACAGTTCCCTCATCATCAAATGATTTATTCAGTAAGGGGAGCATTGATGAATAACTGTCAATGCAGCTACCTCTCTGTTGAATACTGAATTTACTTGAGTGCCCTGAATTCTCAGGATTTAGAGTATCAAACATGTGACTTGATATCAGTCCCTCATTGGAGGACTTCACCAAATGATCGATGGCACCCATTTTATCACATATTCCATGTGAACCACTGTCTGATTTTTCATGATGACAAGAATTTTGTATTGAACTATTTAAGGTAGTACTCTTCAAGAATTTTAAAGCAGATAGATGACTTTGTTGCTCTGCTATTGGGAAAGGCCAGCCACTAAACTGATCAGACTCCAATTGCTCCTCAGTGCTGTTTAAGGATGAACTTTCAGATGAACCATACACATCTTCCAGCAAAGAGAACCCATCTTCTGTACTTGACACATCCGAGTCCAAATTATCAAATCCCCTGAGAATTTCTACAGAACATCAATAAAGAAGTAACAAAGGGAAATAAAGTCGTAAGGAGTAAGGACAAATGACTAATATGCCAAGCAGAGAATGAGAAACATGTTAATTAGTGCATGCATTTTCATGCTCACACATATTTCCCGGGGGTGGGAGTAGGGGGATGAAAGTAAGAGATTACATATTTGAAGAACTTTTATCTGTTGTTGGACAGACAATAGGTTCGTCTTCGGACATGAGCTGGCCTAGCTTGTCTAAAGTCCCCCCACCATTATCAAAAGAAGGAACTGGAGCATGCATAGGTACCTGCAAAAGGAAATTCTTCATGCATGAGAACGAAAAAACAGAAGTATCTACCTAGTATACGCACAATTagaaaagcaattttttttctgCTCCATCTCATTTTTTTGGTCCCTAATGGACCCAATTTTATACTTCCTATGCTCCTCCTTTTTCGTTTAGTGTTGCTTCCAAAAATTAATTGTTGATCataataaagataaaacaaGATCATTGATTGGAACGACAATTTTATTCCATATAAGATCATtgcatcattaactttatcttaAATAATGGTGATGTATTCTTAAACATAGAGCAGTAACATGACGAACTGCACACAAATGTTATTACTAGAAAACCAACGCATGAATCCGAGAAGCATCGCACTTCCAAGTAACAAGCAATATATAACAATTAGAAGAAAACAACACCTATTTCAGCTCTAGACTACACAACATTCAGATGGCAAGAATCAAGGTTTCACCAAGGTTAAAGAAATACAGTACAcaataataaaaagtaaaaatataaataaaatttaagctACATGCATCTGCTGTGCAGAAACATTTTGcttgatgttaaaaaaaaaaaaaacatattattcCCCATATCATAGcattaaaaaagaataaaaccaCGTCTAAGGTGAAGGATTACCTGAGCCTTATAAGGACGGTTTTGGTTATATCTCTAGTCGATGTGGGATCTCAACAAATACTAATACTTATTCTAATCAAATAGGAAACAAACCATGAAAATAACtaagaaatatgaaaagaaaacaTAAGACGTAATCCCTTTCTTTTCTCTtggaaataaattatttattgctATCGCAAAATAACTGAAAGTAAATGGAAGTAAAAAGTGCACTGTACAAACAATCAAAACTATGAAGTATGATTACCTGCTGATATCTAACTTGTAAGCTGCTCAAAAGGCTTTCGATTTTTCCATTCATCCTTTTATAGTAGCTTTCTCTTGCAAGCACCGTATTTTCTATAATATCTTTGCTGAAAGTGAGTGGAGAAAAATAAGACAGACTATTGCTTGAGAAGCCACTCGAGCAGGGTAGAAAGTCATCGGAACTATGTTCTCCAGCAGCAACATGAATGCACAGCTCAAGTAATTTCAACAGTACTTGAAGCTGCTGACCAGCTCTAACAAGTGGAACCAGTAAGTCCTTGAGAAATCCAGGAATGGGAACTCCATCTCGCAACTGACATTACAAAGTCTCCACTGTGTCAATCAATCTAACAAGGCAATAGTACTACATTATTATACATATGAAAAAACAGGTTGCAGATCAGTGCATGAAAGAATTACCCTGATACTTGTCGATGGGAAGTCAACAGAATTACCAGCTTGATCATGCGACTTAGGAGAAAAACAGTCCATATTTTCAACAATAAATTCATTATAGGGATCATGGATTTCAGCTTTGAAAATCCAAGATCTAATGAACCCACAATACGGTTCACaggattgaagaaaaagaaacttgAGCAAAGCACAGTGAGCAGAATCAGCAACCTAAATTTCAGAATATGAATAATAAATTAAGTTGAGACAGTAATTTATGTTTATGATTGTATACAAATAAGAATCACAAAATAAAAGCAGCAGTagatatacaaataaataaataaataaataaaagacattGAATAAATAAGGTGATTGACCTGTAATTGTGCATACAAATAAGTTAATAAGTTCCCCCCTCTGTAGAAGTTACAAAATTGAGAAGTAGCTTTAGtaatgagattctcaaaatcAGTATCTGAAACGCAAAGAGCCAAGTTTTGTAGGTTACATATATTTGCAAGGGCTTGAATCTGAACTGTGAGTTGTTTTGTGTGGAGAAATAACTCAAGCAGTGTAATTTCAGAATGTGAAACACTGTTCAAACAACCAGGGTGTTTGGATTTGGAGGAGGAACGTCTGAAAATTAGAGATGAGTGGATTGTGTTAAGTCCAGAAATGTATCCTTGTAAGACATTTCCGACGGCAACGGCGAAGGCTTGATTGACAAGAGTATAGGGAGGAAGGTGTTGATTTTGGGAAATTGAATTGTCTGTAAAATGATCTACAAAATGACGGAGAAGGAAAACGAGAGAGCCGGTGGAAGCAATAGATAGAAGTATATTTGAGAGAGAGTGAGTGGTGGAAGCACGATGGAGGAGGAAGGTGTTATTGGGGGGATGGGGATTGGAAGAAAGGAAAGGGTTTGATATGTTATGGATAGTGATAAGGGATGATTTAAGACCTAACAAAGCATTGGTAGCCAATCTCACCAAACATGGTTCAGAGAGAGTGGAGAGGGTTTGATTCGATGATGAATTTGATTCGCGTAGtgttcttcttcctcctccttCCCAAGTGTTTCGAGGAAGCCATGGATCTTGTTGTATTTTCAAATTCTTCAACAAAGACTCACTCATAGACCATTCCATCTCTCGATTCAGTTCACTATTTCTTCCATTGTTGGTTGGAGGGTTCTTTACCACTTCTTGTCAAACCATTTATAATGTGTTCGAGAGTTTTTAAAAAggttaatttaaaatttaaatttaaatttttgaaatctttttaAAGATTGTGTCCCTTCCAGTGGCGGATTAAGGACCCCGAGTCAGGGGGTGcagactttttatttttattaataatcgttataatatataaataaaatagtaaagaaGAAATTGGTGAAAAAATAAGTTATTGATGTAACATTAAAAAAGCAAAATATAATACTTATTTTCATACATTTTTATAGGCTAAATCAACAAGTGTCCTCATGAGCATAActtagttggtagggacatcacatatATATTATGTAGAGTCTAGTTCGAACCCTGAACACAcaacttattcacctttaaggtggaattttCAGCCACTAAATTACtagatcaaaaacaaaaaagtagtGAGTGTCCGAatcaaaacaaaaggaaaatgttaactacTTAACTGTGTTCTTGCGACATCAGTTAAagaattaaatatgataaataagtcttgaaatttgatatttttatttttaaaaaatataaataatatttgttttaatgtaaaaattatCTTTTAGTTTCCTTAACTAATATATTTGGGACACTGATTAACATGATGAAAAACAAAAGATGAGTTATATTGAGTAGGTATACTcctatataattaaaaaaataaaatagtagtaGTGTAGTAAAAGACAGGAGGAAAAGTTGGCCTCCTATATGTTATACTGTATCATGAAAAAATGAGGTGCAAAGTCAATAATTCAGGGTGTGCAAATGCAATAAACATCATGATATTGGTGCAAAAGTTGAAATCTCAGAGGGTGCAGCTGCACACCGTGGAGTGCATGTAGCTCCGCCTCTGGTCCCTTCATCATTTGCCATaagtttttctataaatagagacacttAGGAGGCAGAAAACATACAACAGAAATTATGTGTTTCCATGAGTAAGGATTCTGTCTGAAATTTTTCTaaatcatttcttcatttctctagtgCATAAGGGTCATTGAAGAAACTTTATTCTGTAAACTATCGTTGATCGATATGTTTGATATGTATGTGCAATTCATGTCAAGGTTTCCAAAGTATCCTGAAGGGGATTCGCCGGTTAACCCTTTTGCATCCGGTTTGCATAAACTGGTGGGGGCGAATAGAACCTAAAGTTTAGTGTGATACACACGCTTTGGAATTTATGTGCACTATCATCATGtgttcttcttcatcatcttcttgttcGAGTATTTGCAGCAGTCCCCCAACAAAATGTTCTAACATAATGTTCCTCATCCCTGTCCTCATTCATTCTCCGCTTCCGGAAATATTCTTCCTTCATCCCCATCCATGCGGATAATGCCATAATGGTATAGTCCTCTCGGccgggaaaaaaaaaactcaagggTCAAAATCCGTtgacttttgaataccagtagacatttaaaaaaaaatgaaaaatttcaattgaatATCAACATATGATTTTGTTGCcctgaacaaaaaaaatcttaatccAATATATATAACCCTCTTCATTTAGGAGCCTTTAGGAGCCTAGTTTTGAAtggttgcaacttgcaagtttCTTGAAGACGAAATATATAGTGCAAGTTTCATGGTCGCTGCAACATATATAACCCTCTTCATTCTCATGTTTTCACTCATTCGTTTAAGCGGCGGCATATATTAAGTTACATTACATCCCACTGCATTCTTATTTGTAATTGTTATCTATTTATATTAAGTTTTTTGCTTTACTGAATAAATCCTTATTTATatggaatttaatttataaatgtttTACAGTATAATAGATTTTcatgtttaaaaaattgatgtcagTCGATGATTAGATTTATGTTGAAGAGCTATAGCTCCTCAACTCGTGTGATTGTTATGTTATTCAGATGTCTCATTAACAAATTTAGtttagtcaaaaacaaaaaattaacaaatttagtAGGTATGCGTTCTAAGAGAGAAAACTGTGTTCAAAATATAATCTATAAACATCAAGAGACTTGTTGTAAGGGTATATGGAAAGAAAAGCAAATTAGTTTAAAAATCTCTATGCTCCCAGATTTGGATCTCTCCAATTTTTActcatgttttctctccttTTACTTAATCCAATGGTTGATTTTCCctcctttttattctttataatttaCAAACCTTAGATTAAGAAAAAGGAGAGGAAACCTAAggaaaaattggagaggatcctCCCTTCCCTCCACTCACCCTGATTGAACCAAACAGATCCTTTAAGGTTTATTTTGCACTATGAAAGAATAGTTGGTTCCTATCTAATGAATTGCAAGAAACTGACAGTGAAAACATGTGATAGCAACATAAGAAACGTAACAAAAAAAACCCAGATGAAAATCAATCAGGTAAACTAGAAGAAAAATTGATCTCAACCTAGGCATTGCATATGCATCCATGCTTATGCATAGACAGACAATAAAACAAATGTGTGTATTCCCGTTTGACAGAGGCGTGTAGTGACCCTAACACGCAAAATTATATCATTCCTAGCTACAAAGGTTTCAGCAACTGGAAGGATTCGAGCAAAACCATCctaccaaaaatcaaaataaccAAATGCAAGAAGAATGGAAACAATGTCTGAACTTCAAAAGAATATTATCCGGCCATGCTTGAGAACTGAAGCAACCTCAGCACTCCTCTGTTTATTTATGGTCCCTATTTGCTGGTTTCCTAAGTTTCTTAAACAAACTATAAATTGTGTCGCCATCGTCACTTTATGCACTTTCAATCTCGGCAGGAACAGCAACAGGAGCAGGAGCAGCACCACCAGTGGTTGGCCtaacaaagagaaaaaataattaatacacACATCTTAATGAAGAGCATGAGATGTATGAAACGATATCCCAGACAAAGTTGTATAAACTTACAGCCCCACAAAGACTTTGAAAGCATCATATATTCCCCACTGGGCTCCGGTAAGTGTTCCAATCATAACAATACGGAGGGGGAGACCACGGGTGAAAAGACCAACAACACCAAACTTCTTAACAGCCTGCATCAAATAGTAGATAAATCTCAGATACTTGTCGAAAACAGATAAGATGCAAAACAATTACATAAATATGATCTAGATGAAACTCACATCACCAACTGTTGCACCTTTGGCGTTGTTCAGAAAAGAGACAAGATTATCAGCAGGATGAGACACAATTGCACAAAGTACACCAGCAATGTATCCACCAGCAAAACTGACACCAAGTTGCAGGCCTTTGCTGCACTCATTCTTTGGTGTGGGGATGGCATGCTTATAGATCTGCTCAACAATGGTCTCAAAAGAGGCAAATTTCATCATTGTGTCTGCAAGAAATAATATTCTTTAGTTCTACAGATCTCATAATAAGGTATCATGCCATTTGGTAAACTTAAATTGCAAAACAGCAAACTTCACCAGTATTCATATTAGAGTTTCATCATTTCTAAGCAAACaataattacaattattttataCATTTGAACAGAGGATACATAAGCAGGGGTACAAAAACTGTCCATATAATGACAAAAAAGTCAAGTTTTACTACATCCGGTCCTAAACATAagaaaaagttgatgtatctgatTTGAACAAGATAaatcaacttttgttgacccAGGAGGGAGTAttatcaattttaaatataataccAATAAGCATTCTATTGTATCTAAAATCTACAATAAATAACTATATCCCTTCATAACAAGTACAAAACTAATCAGTAATTTCCTACCaggatttataaaaaaatacccGCAAGATCATTGACTTTTTGTACAGAGACAATTAAAAGAATGTAGCATGTATCCTTGACAAACTTATGACTTAGTATACAATGAATTTCTATAATCCTAAGAATAGAATCAGGTCACTAATCCTAAATGATAAATTCAAACAACAAAATATCAATTCGATAATTGACTATAACTCCAACAAGGTAGTGCTACATGGCCAACAAGCATCACATGAGAAGCAACATGATATATTGGGAAAATAATGTACAAACTAAAATGCCTCAGTTGGTAACCTAAATAGTAGATATTGAACAGCATACAAACAGCCAATTCAGCAAGAGAGGAATTTAAAGTATAATACAAATTATAATCTTTAAGATGGCGAACATACATGGAATTTGACGTCCCCATAGAGGCACTAATCCCTTGTACAGCCTGAAATAATGAGAGTTAATTAGATCACGTCCTAATTTCTAGCATAAATCATGAGCATACCCCAA
This genomic interval from Trifolium pratense cultivar HEN17-A07 linkage group LG6, ARS_RC_1.1, whole genome shotgun sequence contains the following:
- the LOC123888148 gene encoding uncharacterized protein LOC123888148, whose protein sequence is MEWSMSESLLKNLKIQQDPWLPRNTWEGGGRRTLRESNSSSNQTLSTLSEPCLVRLATNALLGLKSSLITIHNISNPFLSSNPHPPNNTFLLHRASTTHSLSNILLSIASTGSLVFLLRHFVDHFTDNSISQNQHLPPYTLVNQAFAVAVGNVLQGYISGLNTIHSSLIFRRSSSKSKHPGCLNSVSHSEITLLELFLHTKQLTVQIQALANICNLQNLALCVSDTDFENLITKATSQFCNFYRGGNLLTYLYAQLQVADSAHCALLKFLFLQSCEPYCGFIRSWIFKAEIHDPYNEFIVENMDCFSPKSHDQAGNSVDFPSTSIRLRDGVPIPGFLKDLLVPLVRAGQQLQVLLKLLELCIHVAAGEHSSDDFLPCSSGFSSNSLSYFSPLTFSKDIIENTVLARESYYKRMNGKIESLLSSLQVRYQQVPMHAPVPSFDNGGGTLDKLGQLMSEDEPIVCPTTDKSSSNMGFDNLDSDVSSTEDGFSLLEDVYGSSESSSLNSTEEQLESDQFSGWPFPIAEQQSHLSALKFLKSTTLNSSIQNSCHHEKSDSGSHGICDKMGAIDHLVKSSNEGLISSHMFDTLNPENSGHSSKFSIQQRGSCIDSYSSMLPLLNKSFDDEGTVEQKMTEKHLQSLKYSQLCHIAISDTLSGETLSEDQHVNDTLASYLCAFQPLKIGHLCNLPSINPFSKNLMLTRNVLLQQTGMRGEKGKADHVQTLPYFNFSTVEDPCKVYMDKLPTNSISISASSFPLDSCASAHGNHNNEYGDVGHRNEDELVDDPKYCFDAALDVVEHKRCVLTDASGGSSWERLLGKFRKTAVCDATQKQNLLSTFEMPLDIVIDKCLIQEIMVQYNYVSKLIINVLEEAFKLQEHLLALRRYHFMELADWADLFILSLWRHKWSVTEANERLPEIQGLLELSIQKSSCEQDTNKDRLFVYMKGHGKLPLSASAIGVRSFDFLGLGYHVDWPLCIILTPAALKIYADIFSFLIQVKLALFSLTDVWCSLKDTAHITNKDLNAELHQRGAGHLNILMKMRHQISHFVSTLQQYVESQLSHVSWCRFLHSLQHKVKDMMDLESVHMEYLADSLSICFLSDETKAVGSIIESILQCALDFRSCISLGAWDIGNDRGDLLGKLSTINISQVLSIKQKFDRSLNELHICYVKEPKHLNFGLTRFWEYLNYNGYYSHVNNGMGYCAV